Proteins encoded by one window of Bactrocera oleae isolate idBacOlea1 chromosome 4, idBacOlea1, whole genome shotgun sequence:
- the LOC106621180 gene encoding coiled-coil domain-containing protein 177: MPKCQVESKNKGSVGEQLCKAMHGRATTRATAAEQHWRLLAELDSLNLSDSCCEICHCDCYSSHRSSLNTEPLNCGEHFEKIDNKCKNEGLERDVHALEQLEVSAIQNTRPTEVTRSTTSIEQNICKKRSMRKSRAARRKNNTVTTSNGNLTKPSSTQATSTITLKSKSAKNTPTHSARTSPAAAAHYKNGAVPKRNAAASVKRSKSVCSLRSRSPTPLITTSVGPAAKRAAYYTRDCKILQELLSALNDDEDDDAMTSLQVNGVSALKQTLATVEHADTSTLQHSHTLPRCAVKSKSNQQASDETQLSSSLTSQKLCASMASLCLVPTVRAAYQQVPAHDRRILNRMVHKRTERAIAKENAWLARKYWENERYERELFKCAQMEEYKRAIRDKQFQDYLLTKARLNEIAQRDLSELRRLREALQQKDMSTKRRLDALKVERGIAACQRRCEELRRAEAVAVQQEEQQIDEKLRKQEICERLSERLQRAELIRANMLDSYLRRLRYDNHMEELVHEEHWRDAQQLERQRLAQLEEHIQQKCEQSQRFIEERQRRQEAIAKTAKISASLRELVRNSVTPEGGMAADSGNIGEAVSIANTATLSKVLLDRPFSKLSLQP; the protein is encoded by the coding sequence atgccAAAGTGCCAAGTCGAGAGCAAAAACAAGGGAAGTGTTGGTGAGCAACTTTGTAAAGCTATGCATGGACGCGCTACGACAAGAGCTACGGCGGCGGAGCAGCACTGGCGGCTCTTGGCCGAACTTGACTCATTGAACTTAAGTGACAGCTGCTGCGAGATTTGCCACTGTGATTGTTACAGCTCACATCGTAGCAGCTTAAATACAGAACCACTCAACTGTGGtgagcatttcgaaaaaatcgatAACAAGTGCAAAAATGAGGGGCTAGAACGTGACGTGCACGCACTAGAGCAACTAGAAGTTTCAGCAATACAAAATACACGGCCAACTGAAGTGACGCGTTCCACCACTTCCATTGAACAGAATATTTGTAAAAAGCGTTCGATGCGTAAATCTAGAGCTGCCAGAAGAAAAAACAACACCGTTACAACATCTAACGGTAATTTAACGAAGCCTTCCAGTACACAAGCCACATCAACAATAACACTAAAATCCAAAAGCGCCAAAAACACGCCAACACATTCCGCGCGTACAAGTCCAGCTGCGGCGGCCCACTACAAGAATGGCGCAGTGCCAAAGCGAAACGCTGCGGCTTCGGTAAAGCGCTCCAAAAGTGTATGTAGCCTGCGCAGTCGCAGCCCAACACCTTTAATTACAACATCGGTTGGTCCGGCCGCTAAACGCGCCGCATACTACACGCGCGATTGTAAAATCTTGCAGGAATTGTTGAGCGCGCTCAACGACGATGAGGATGACGATGCAATGACCTCACTACAAGTGAACGGCGTCAGTGCGCTTAAGCAAACCTTAGCAACGGTGGAACATGCAGACACCAGTACGCTCCAACATTCCCATACACTGCCGCGTTGCGCTGTAAAATCGAAGAGCAACCAGCAAGCCAGTGACGAGACGCAATTGTCATCATCGCTAACTTCACAAAAGCTGTGCGCGTCCATGGCAAGCCTTTGCTTGGTGCCCACAGTACGCGCCGCTTACCAACAAGTACCAGCACATGATAGACGCATACTAAATCGTATGGTGCATAAGCGCACCGAACGCGCCATTGCCAAAGAGAATGCCTGGTTGGCGCGCAAATACTGGGAAAATGAGCGTTACGAACGCGAACTATTCAAGTGCGCGCAAATGGAGGAGTACAAACGCGCGATACGTGACAAGCAATTTCAAGATTATTTGTTGACAAAGGCGCGCCTAAACGAAATTGCGCAGCGCGATTTGAGCGAACTGCGACGCTTGCGCGAAGCATTGCAACAAAAAGATATGAGCACGAAACGACGACTTGATGCGCTCAAAGTTGAACGTGGTATAGCGGCGTGTCAGCGTCGTTGTGAGGAGTTACGTCGCGCGGAGGCGGTCGCTGTGCAGCAGGAAGAGCAACAAATCGACGAAAAGTTACGAAAGCAAGAGATTTGTGAACGTTTAAGCGAACGTTTGCAGCGCGCCGAGCTAATACGCGCCAATATGCTGGATAGCTATCTACGCCGGTTACGGTACGATAATCACATGGAAGAGTTGGTGCACGAGGAGCACTGGCGCGACGCGCAGCAGTTGGAGCGCCAGCGGCTGGCCCAGCTAGAGGAGCACATACAGCAGAAATGTGAGCAGTCGCAACGTTTTATTGAAGAGCGTCAACGTCGACAAGAGGCTATTGCCAAAACAGCGAAAATATCCGCAAGTCTGCGTGAATTGGTACG
- the MED25 gene encoding mediator of RNA polymerase II transcription subunit 25, with the protein MQNMDLDVVADVVFVIEATAVNGAYMNELKSNYIVPTIEHFTKGWQGDEGEYLISERHATQYGIVIYRTAANLLDPAVSTYGPFVWPKQVLETIEQLPLVGGGMDSCANMCEGLATAHCCFEDMKERRSRLMIDALNVQRHCILICNSPPYSTPVMECWKHMGKTVEQLATLFHERKINFSIIAPRKMPVLFKLFMKADGDQPVAAKNYAKNIRHLVLLKGYHLKERPPSPNANTVNVGGGGGVMPNQMVVPVGAGGNQQMQQQQQQPQGGPMQIDNSQGPVQGSQGPQHPVGSMNQNQQLPSQQGPGGPSVLTPQQLMQQQQQFVNQNQNQNPNFQPNVNINPQNRWMFQANQQQQPGQPRAPFMGGSGGMPPGMGPGGPMGGPQQGPIGPGQNQNSALISQLSAPPGQNVNPLLAQQQQQMRIQMLNQHQQQQLQQMQQQQLQQQQQQQQQQQQQQQQQQQQQQQQQQNQSQQQQQQSMNNAGGQGPNQNAQGAGPSNMQQAVSSTSGGTSGNDTAPHPRDRDKIWSGVLEWNEKTKPDQQKVTRTLQCSVATNFKDGEPEIKADNWPPKLLMQLMPKHLVGNIGGQFLKESKMVVFKPTQCEALDTLSKVMATGFAGCVHFTNPSGPACEIKVLILLYTQEKNAFLGFIPNNQTMFVERLRKVIQQKQMGHGQQQQQQQQQQQQQQHQQQQQHQQQQQQMQNAMGQMQNSLPPNVMAQQQQKPTPMDVQHQMEQQQQQQQQQQQQQQQQQQQQQQQNYNQYAQQMNMQMGGPGGGPGGPIAGGGGPPPGVIGMQLSDQMVGGGPMQQHQQQMNLLQQQTQQRMPMMGGPNAQMQQVSPHAVAAAAAAAAAMQQQQQQQQQQRMVRPMMSNNPGLRLLLQQQSAPANQFRPQMGGGGGPGGPVVGQMGGGPPNQMGGGPGGGVPMGGNRPYDESNFDFM; encoded by the exons ATGCAGAATATGGATTTGGACGTAGTAGCCGATGTGGTGTTTGTTATCGAAGCCACCGCTGTAAATGGCGCTTACATGAACGAGTTGAAGAGTAATTATATTGTGCCTACTATTGAACATTTCACAAAAGGTTGGCAGGGGGATGAAGGTGAATACCTCATCTCCGAACGGCATGCCACGCAATATGGCATTGTAATATACCGCACTGCTGCTAATTTACTAGATCCTGCCGTATCCACATACGGGCCATTTGTTTGGCCGAAGCAAGTGTTGGAGACTATTGAACAATTGCCATTGGTTGGTGGTGGCATGGATTCTTGTGCAAACATGTGTGAGGGCTTGGCTACAGCCCATTGTTGTTTCGAAGACATGAAGGAACGCCGTTCGCGTCTAATGATTGATGCTTTAAATGTACAACGCCATTGCATATTAATTTGCAATAGTCCACCATATTCCACACCTGTAATGGAATGCTGGAAGCATATGGGAAAAACAGTGGAACAATTAGCGACACTATTTcatgaaagaaaaattaatttctccATAATAGCACCACGTAAAATGCCAGTGTTattcaaattattcatgaaagCGGATGGTGATCAACCAGTTGCTGCCAAAAACTACGCTAAAAATATTAGACACTTAGTTCTTCTTAAAGGATATCATTTGAAGGAACGTCCTCCTAGTCCAAATGCGAATACGGTCAATGTTGGCGGTGGTGGTGGAGTTATGCCTAATCAAATGGTTGTACCGGTCGGAGCGGGAGGAAatcaacaaatgcaacaacaacaacagcagccacAAGGTGGGCCAATGCAAATCGACAACTCACAAGGACCTGTTCAAGGATCACAAGGACCACAGCATCCAGTTGGTAGTATGAATCAAAATCAACAACTGCCATCTCAACAAGGACCAGGAGGACCTTCCGTATTAACCCCTCAACAACtgatgcagcaacaacaacagtttgtGAACCAAAATCAGAATCAAAATCCCAACTTCCAGCCGAATGTAAACATAAATCCTCAGAATCGTTGGATGTTTCAAGCtaatcaacagcaacaacctgGCCAACCCCGTGCTCCATTTATGGGCGGATCGGGAGGTATGCCGCCTGGTATGGGACCAGGTGGACCTATGGGTGGTCCTCAACAAGGCCCCATAGGTCCTGGACAAAATCAAAATTCGGCATTAATTTCACAGCTCAGTGCGCCACCTGGCCAAAATGTTAATCCATTAttggcacaacaacaacaacaaatgcgaaTTCAAATGTTGAATcagcatcagcaacaacaattgcagcaaatgcaacagcaacagctacaacaacagcaacaacaacagcaacagcagcagcaacaacagcagcagcagcaacaacaacaacaacagcaacaacagaatcaatctcaacagcaacaacaacaatctatGAACAATGCTGGCGGACAGGGTCCCAACCAAAATGCACAAGGAGCGGGTCCCAGCAACATGCAACAGGCAGTCTCCTCAACTTCGGGCGGAACTAGTGGTAATGATACCGCTCCGCATCCTCGAGATCGTGACAAGATTTGGTCCGGTGTTCTTGAGTGGAATGAAAAGACCAAACCCGATCAACAGAAAGTAACGCGAACTTTACAATGCAGTGTAGCCACTAATTTCAAAGATGGCGAACCCGAAATCAAGGCCGATAATTGGCCACCAAAATTATTAATGCAACTTATGCCGAAGCACCTCGTGGGCAATATTGGTGGCCAGTTCTTAAAAGAATCTAAAATGGTGGTATTTAAACCCACGCAATGCGAGGCGCTAGATACACTTTCCAAAGTGATGGCCACAGGTTTTGCCGGTTGCGTACACTTTACAAACCCTTCTGGACCAGCTTGTGAAATAAAGGTTCTAATTCTGCTATATACGCAGGAGAAAAACGCCTTTCTTGGCTTTATTCCCAACAATCAGACGATGTTTGTGGAACGCCTCAGAAAGGTTATACAACAGAAACAAATGGGTCAtggacaacagcaacagcaacaacaacagcagcagcagcaacaacagcaccagcaacagcagcagcatcaacaacaacagcaacaaatgcaGAATGCCATGG GTCAAATGCAAAATAGTTTGCCACCAAACGTAATggcgcaacaacagcaaaaacctACACCAATGGATGTGCAACATCAAAtggaacaacagcaacaacaacaacagcagcagcagcagcaacaacaacaacagcagcagcagcaacagcaacaaaactaCAATCAATATGCTCAGCAAATGAACATGCAAATGGGCGGACCCGGTGGTGGTCCAGGTGGACCCATAGCAGGTGGAGGAGGACCACCACCAGGGGTGATCGGCATGCAGCTCTCCGATCAAATGGTCGGTGGTGGTCCAATGCAGCAGCATCAACAGCAAATGAActtattgcaacaacaaacacagcagCGCATGCCTATGATGGGTGGACCGAATGCACAAATGCAGCAAGTCTCACCACACGCCGTGGCTGCAGCggcagcagctgcagcagccatgcaacaacagcagcagcaacaacagcaacaacgcatGGTGCGTCCAATGATGAGCAACAATCCAGGCTTACGATtgctgctgcaacaacaatCAGCGCCTGCCAATCAATTTCGACCCCAAATGGGTGGCGGTGGTGGCCCAGGCGGTCCGGTGGTTGGGCAAATGGGTGGCGGCCCACCAAATCAAATGGGCGGTGGACCGGGTGGTGGTGTGCCCATGGGTGGGAATCGTCCGTATGATGAGAGTAACTTTGATTTTATGTAA